The following proteins come from a genomic window of Diorhabda carinulata isolate Delta chromosome X, icDioCari1.1, whole genome shotgun sequence:
- the LOC130902581 gene encoding E3 ubiquitin-protein ligase hyd isoform X4, producing the protein MTSLQYVVHPLPGSEEQFNDRLKEVADRINRLGQNIHPGLSNLRTGIKRICLAPSYIALLLDDGRICRVSYNVLSDRLDLSKNEKKSWTTRSSGGAGANGGGGTGGNGGNKPTGGRGIRTRARIMRSNTAIRGGSNSGSRGAPVIIGTSSSSSGRPMVTVPAPYVPEELVSQAQVVLQGKSRNLIIRELQRTNLDVNLAVNNLLSRDDEEGEEGDDATDSYVPEDLISLLDGGFHPDHSVIIDADAMFSEDMFGYSGIRNRGSSSRNRIPDRDAPAANSANNSERDRETFSRWRDRQYFGPRRWLECALRDNTFDKDSDHKKKDNACPLWISDDLEFWPEPAPKFIQIATLYSELIALSSNGQIYQWKWNEHEPYKHPENPNIHHPKTIPLGLVGEKVAQLSGCSMRCSVATESGKVATWLDELLTPAASKLEHAAQAYTEFQTDKISALYTCPLYTVARLESGSLYWWGVLPFTQRKRLWEKYRAKCRKQRPSNNQSDIVTGSQVCMKNCPMYQPGAIGFTVASGIPKVGQLQNAAWTLSDTCSFKIMNVVSNGTEKRSDIPTASSLANLGSKTTINKENTDRLDMPPPPSPASSTCSDTGSVNSHKRQKRTVVTSSEQGAEQKKDEEEWLLRDVIFVEDVRSVPTGRVLKIDGAYAAVRFPTVHSKDSKDVDDILQDCRLMRKDDLQVIKSSSNSRVPDCFQRTPRRIQIPENGGQILTVAVDGRGIHAIVRNGSNLSYVIYNISSGRVEQDKQFPSETAAFMGLYPSYINLTCAGESSESILILRDGNNTIYPLAKDCADAIRDPQFLDLPPVKCLTAGTMALSGTGTNMKNQVAIVIFALEHQLLMPKILRCDLEGVRQVLAQLDSDFKSHNLIGKSFLNEKCDGNRNIFHAVVNSCTPTSNKDPETEQPNFVHEEPIPAPNWPPESFDVASGDEDSLMSLGSSAANKGGSGNQNPPSNNLVIDPSERRSNAMQILHALLYDSSVIESHLIEMLCAKDAQGQTPFMLAVSSRSYPAALELFEKIIKLGTPQEREEMIFPKGSNPDQSPLHVLCCNDTCSFTWTGAEHINQDIFECRTCGLTGTLCCCTECARVCHKGHDCKLKRTSPTAYCDCWEKCKCKALIMGNQTVRYDLLTRLVNETNLVCLPNSRGESILLFLVQTVGRQNQEQRQFRNSRSRTASSNSRNKTPSSDIESDMPEHDLEPPRFSRRALECLLGDWKAVKSMIMSGAIESKENHYDDQPYVTGQTGTTLLDKFTHCFFVKCQMVLDVLLETIIKEMKNPDPKLRETAQLVARRFVRSVVRIFVIFSIEIAPNTTKRQRFGNQNLPLSKCKRVFQSLSKLSIEELCETADSLIAPVRLGVARPTAPFSLATSPSDILNGSEELFLVDPLAPSATTGRSVSNSQSSDNFPFLAEAVRRVVASRNDLLNDINDGESMAIDNDEDNASEHDDMPAVRELPIAVRQASLNENESQEVATDQQESRMQGEESDPELDLLAETESDSDDNHSNQDAASAQRSVQTGATAGSDTGGMLLFPEDESGESSQQEEEESEAGETDEQDTEDYSLTEEQLERRSNAAGHGQRTNLAPQNMQWAIRSREAGRSQGVRLPNGSNLVFIDPSSLRRSATGNTTVATSSEPITMATTASCLARAFGIVVRQISDLLSLIPDMNQILTSQTANMDVTQEDLYNLQIYLEFRLKPTWDWLLTVMDATEAQLKFGASLTNSLDLTTSGNPLNTGSNSTGVTSNSSNNIRSAHRAHTVTGNATNSSGNRLVGFTTNVESGRTRTDRETGDAHAARREFLLYCLSLMRAHNNEHLDSLPVLDVSALKHVAYVFDALIYYMRSGNADNDPESRREGLPLPTWNDPDETENEEAEEDIAVAMDTESLDDQDVSNLANISNTLNTSLQSGTGKGRKHSFFQRSESTLCLGCPPPDPFDTPLAEALPLADQPHLLQPNARREELFGIPKQPVTLTAVGTNSGNPLENLPTKLSLSTRTTEFGMNQPAKANHPISVNLNVMGPNPLVYPQNYQPDEDNKCKEMHGYSTNSVDASTSTNPIVTKSNEEIVSDKPQDLSKCKEIQTSDVYPSTSTENPTLSRPQIIVSPRKSDSTMSFTSHESAQSTNSVPMLASADCNQDSCAQSSLKDDVTDSTLPSSRSPSKSVIVRARSSNSQKIGESDIVMSPLDISQSETLENQEISANVTVITTPVNNEIPRPTFGQTVSHDLLLGRWRLSLDLFGRVFMEDVGLEPGSIVSELGGFPVKEAKFRRDMEKLRNNQQRDLTLSKVERDRTQLLIQTFKELNTQFNSYNRRTCSSSPPLAVNRVKVTFKDEPGEGSGVARSFYTAIAEAILLNENLPNLESAQVDNKYQYSVLQRLRRDRDVLRRSVQPRNWSKSRDHHRRTMSAEARPFVPMDNVHQSDAPSMPDISTAANNQQSPSNANQPAPPNRNEHLTTQQQHLGERLYPKVYNLHPTFASRITGMLLELSPAQLLLLLASDESLRSKVEEAVEMILAHTHSQSEISSEAILEETLQDEEDVAPLFYCPGKRGFYAPRQGKATFERLNAFRNVGRLLGLCLLQNELCPIFLTRPVLKSILGRPIKFHDLAFFDSLVYESLRQLVVGAETKDSKSLFSALELNFTIDLFPEEGGGTVELVPGGKDLEVTSSNVYDYVRKYAYYRMIKVQEKAIEHIKIGVFDVLPEGSLDGLTAEDLRLLLNGVGDINVAVLISYTSFNDESGESSDRLVKFKRWLWSIVEKMTHIERQDLVYFWTGSPALPASEDGFQPMPSVTIRPADDAHLPTANTCISRLYIPLYSSRTVLRQKLLLAIKTKNFGFV; encoded by the exons ATGACTTCTTTACAATACGTGGTTCACCCCCTACCTGGGAGCGAGGAACAATTTAATGACAG ATTAAAAGAAGTAGCAGATAGAATAAACAGATTAGGACAAAATATTCATCCAGGATTATCAAATTTACGTACTGGCATTAAACGTATTTGCTTGGCACCTTCCTATATAGCTTTACTATTAGATGATGGCAGAATATGTAGAGTATCTTATAATGTACTATCTGACAGATTGGATTTAagtaaaaatgagaaaaa gtcTTGGACGACACGCAGTTCAGGTGGAGCAGGAGCGAATGGTGGAGGCGGCACAGGAGGTAATGGAGGTAACAAACCTACAGGAGGAAGGGGTATTAGAACTAGAGCCAGAATAATGAGATCTAATACTGCTATTAGGGGTGGTAGCAATAGCg GTAGCAGAGGAGCTCCGGTTATAATAGGCACTAGTTCATCTAGCAGTGGTCGCCCAATGGTAACTGTACCAGCTCCTTATGTACCAGAAGAGCTAGTTTCACAAGCACAAGTAGTGCTTCAAGGGAAAAGTAGAAACTTGATAATAAGAGAACTACAG agaACTAATTTAGATGTTAATCTCGCTGTTAATAATCTCCTCTCTCGGGATGATGAGGAAGGAGAAGAGGGAGATGATGCGACAGATTCATATGTTCCTGAAGATCTAATATCCTTACTCGATGGTGGTTTTCATCCAGATCATTCTGTTATTATTGACGCTGATGCTATGTTTTCTGAGGATATGTTTGGTTATTCCGGAATTAGAAA CCGTGGTAGCAGCAGCCGCAATCGTATACCAGACAGAGATGCACCAGCTGCAAATTCAGCAAATAATTCTGAAAGAGACAGAGAAACCTTCTCCAGATGGAGAGACAGACAATATTTTGGACCTAGAAGATGGCTGGAGTGTGCATTGAGAGATAACACATTTGATAAGGATTCCG ATCACAAGAAAAAAGATAATGCGTGCCCATTATGGATCTCAGATGATTTAGAATTTTGGCCAGAACCAGCTCCTAAATTCATCCAAATTGCAACACTCTACAGCGAACTGATTGCACTGTCCTCCAATGGTCAAATTTACCAATGGAAATGGAATGAACACGAACCATACAAACACCCAGAAAATCCCAACATCCACCATCCGAAAACCATACCATTGGGTCTAGTTGGAGAAAAAGTAGCACAACTATCAGGGTGTTCTATGAGATGCTCAGTAGCTACGGAATCTGGTAAAGTGGCAACTTGGTTGGATGAACTATTAACACCAGCTGCCAGTAAACTTGAACATGCTGCACAAGCATACACTGAATTTCAAACTGATAAGATCTCTGCTTTATATACATGTCCTTTGTACACAGTTGCAAGATTAGAAAGTGGTAGTTTGTATTGGtg GGGTGTATTACCTTTTACTCAAAGAAAACGCCTTTGGGAAAAATATAGAGCTAAATGTAGGAAACAACGACCTTCCAACAACCAATCTGATATAGTTACAGGGTCTCAAGTATGCATGAAAAATTGCCCAATGTATCAACCTGGTGCGATTGGTTTTACAGTAGCCAGTGGCATACCGAAAGTAGGACAATTACAAAATGCAGCTTGGACTTTAAGTGACACCTGCTCTTTTAAAATTATGAACGTTGTCTCCAATGGTACTGAAAAAAGAAGTGACATTCCTACTGCGAGTTCATTAG CTAATTTAGGTAgtaaaacaacaataaataaagaaaatactgATAGGCTAGATATGCCTCCACCACCATCGCCAGCTTCTAGTACTTGCAGTGATACAGGAAGTGTTAACAGTCATA AACGCCAAAAGAGGACGGTAGTTACCAGTTCTGAACAAGGTGCTGAGcaaaaaaaagatgaagaagaatGGCTGTTACGTGATGTGATATTCGTCGAGGACGTGAGAAGCGTACCCACAGGAAGAGTACTGAAAATAGACGGCGCTTATGCTGCAGTGCGATTTCCCACTGTTCATTCTAAGGACTCCAAGGATGTCGACGATATACTACAGGACTGTAGATTAATGAGAAAAGATGATTTACAG GTTATAAAATCTTCATCGAATTCCCGAGTTCCCGATTGTTTTCAAAGGACGCCTAGAAGAATTCAAATACCTGAAAACGGGGGTCAAATATTGACAGTAGCTGTTGACGGTCGTGGGATACATGCCATTGTAAGGAACGGTTCTAATCTAAGTTATGTCATATATAACATCAGCAGCGGTCGCGTTGAACAGGACAAACAATTTCCTAGTGAAACTGCTGCTTTTATGGGACTGTATCCTTCATACATTAATCTTACCTGTGCAGGCGAG AGTTCAgaatctattttgattttacgcGACGGGAACAATACTATTTACCCATTGGCTAAAGATTGTGCAGATGCAATTAGAGATCCACAGTTTTTGGACTTGCCACCTGTTAAATGTCTAACTGCAGGAACTATGGCTTTATCTGGTACTGGAACCAACATGAAAAACCAAGTGGCTATAGTTATTTTTGCTCTCGAACATCAACTGCTAATGCCGAAAATTTTGAGATGCGACTTGGAGGGGGTGAGACAGGTTTTGGCTCAATTGGACAGTGATTTCA AATCGCACAATTTGATAGgcaaatcatttttaaatgaaaagtgTGATGGAAATCGTAATATCTTCCACGCAGTGGTTAATTCTTGTACTCCAACTTCTAACAAGGACCCAGAAACAG AACAACCAAATTTTGTCCACGAAGAACCGATTCCTGCTCCAAATTGGCCGCCCGAATCATTCGATGTGGCATCTGGAGATGAAGATAGCTTGATGAGTTTAGGAAGTAGTGCAGCAAACAAAGGTGGAAGTGGTAATCAGAACCCTCCGTCTAACAATTTGGTAATTGATCCATCTGAAAGACGATCAAACGCTATGCAAATCTTACATGCGCTGTTGTATGATTCTTCAGTGATAGAATCACATTTGATTGAGATGTTATGTGCCAA GGATGCTCAAGGACAAACCCCATTTATGTTGGCTGTTTCATCAAGAAGTTATCCCGCCGCTttggaattatttgagaaaataattaaactgGGTACTCCTCAAGAGCGCGAAGAGATGATCTTTCCAAAAGGATCCAATCCTGACCAATCCCCCTTACACGTTTTATGCTGTAATGACACCTGCAGCTTCACCTGGACag GTGCTGAACACATTAACcaagatatttttgaatgtagaaCTTGCGGTTTGACAGGCACTTTGTGTTGTTGTACTGAGTGTGCACGTGTTTGTCACAAAGGGCATGATTGTAAATTAAAGAGAACATCTCCAACAGCTTATTGTGATTGTTGggaaaaatgtaaatgtaaagcTCTAATTATGGGAAATCAGACAGTGAGATACGACCTTTTGACTAGATTGGTTAATGAAACTAATTTGGTGTGCTTACCCAATTCTAG AGGTGAAAGCATCCTCCTATTTTTGGTTCAAACTGTAGGAAGACAGAACCAAGAACAAAGACAATTCAGAAATTCTCGTTCGAGAACAGCATCTTCAAATTCACGTAACAAGACTCCATCTTCAGATA TTGAATCGGATATGCCTGAACATGACTTGGAACCCCCTAGATTCAGTCGTCGAGCTTTAGAATGTCTATTAGGTGATTGGAAAGCCGTAAAAAGTATGATAATGTCCGGTGCAATTGAATCTAAAGAAAATCATTATGATGATCAACCTTATGTGACTGGACAAACAGGAACTACTTTATTAGACAAATTCACTCATTGTTTCTTTGTGAAATGTCAGATGGTATTGGATGTTTTACTTGAAACTATaatcaaagaaatgaaaaatccCGACCCTAAATTAAGGGAAACTGCACAATTGGTAGCTAGGAG atttgttAGGTCAGTTGTGagaatatttgttatattcaGTATTGAAATAGCGCCAAACACAACAAAGAGACAACGTTTTGGTAACCAAAATTTACCTTTGAGTAAATGCAAACGTGTATTTCAGTCTTTGTCAAAATTATCTATAGAAGAATTATGTGAGACTGCAGATTCTCTAATTGCACCTGTACGTTTAGGAGTGGCAAGACCAACTGCCCCATTTTCTTTAGCGACGTCACCTAGCGACATTCTAAAT GGTTCAGAAGAATTATTCTTGGTTGATCCCCTAGCTCCATCAGCAACCACTGGTAGATCAGTAAGCAACTCACAATCATCTGATAATTTCCCATTTTTAGCAGAAGCTGTTAGAAGGGTAGTAGCTAGCAGAAACGAtttattaaatgatataaaCGATGGCGAAAGTATGGCAATTGATAATGATGAAGATAATGCTTCAGAACATGATGATATGCCAGCCGTTCGTGAGTTACCCATTGCAGTACGTCAAGCGTCTTTAAACGAAAATGAATCACAAGAAGTTGCTACTGATCAACAGGAAAGTAGGATGCAGGGCGAGGAGAGCGATCCTGAATTAGATCTCTTAGCTGAAACTGAATCTGACAGTGATGATAATCACAGTAACCAAGATGCCGCTTCTGCCCAACGATCTGTACAGACTGGAGCTACAGCTGGATCTGACACAG GTGGTATGCTACTTTTCCCAGAAGATGAAAGTGGTGAATCGTCACAACAGGAGGAAGAAGAAAGTGAAGCTGGAGAAACAGACGAACAAGACACAGAGGATTATAGTTTAACTGAAGAACAATTGGAAAGGCGAAG taatgcTGCTGGTCATGGACAACGCACTAATTTAGCACCGCAAAATATGCAATGGGCGATACGGTCACGTGAAGCAGGCAGATCTCAAGGAGTACGTTTACCAAATGGTTCCAATTTGGTATTTATCGATCCTAGCTCTCTTAGAAGATCTGCCACAGGCAATACCACAGTTGCGACTAGCTCTGAACCTATCACTATGGCAACCACAGCAAGTTGCCTAGCTAGAGCTTTTG GAATCGTAGTTAGACaaatatcagatttattatcattaatacCAGATATGAACCAAATTCTAACATCTCAAACTGCCAATATGGATGTAACTCAAGAGGACTTATACAATTTACAA attTACTTAGAATTTAGACTGAAACCAACGTGGGATTGGTTATTAACTGTTATGGATGCCACTGAAGCTCAACTCAAATTTGGAGCTTCTCTAACAAATTCTTTGGATTTGACGACTTCCGGAAATCCGTTAAACACAGGATCAAATAGCACAGGAG TAACTTCTAATTCTTCCAACAACATTAGATCTGCGCACAGAGCACATACAGTAACTGGTAATGCAACAAATTCCTCTGGTAATAGATTAGTTGGTTTTACAACCAATGTAGAAAGTGGTAGAACTAGAACCGACAGAGAAA ctGGAGATGCTCATGCAGCAAGAAGAGAATTTCTTTTGTACTGCCTTTCTCTCATGAGAGCCCATAACAACGAGCACTTAGATTCATTACCGGTTCTTGATGTATCCGCTCTAAAACACGTAGCATACGTTTTTGATGCTCTTATTTATTACATGAGATCTGGAAATGCAGACAATGATCCAGAATCCCGAAGAGAAGGTTTACCTTTACCTACATGGAATGATCcc GATGAGACAGAAAATGAGGAAGCTGAGGAAGATATCGCTGTTGCTATGGATACGGAATCTTTAGATGACCAAGACGTTTCTAATTTGGCCAACATCAGTAATACACTTAACACATCTCTTCAAAGTGGAACAGGAAAGGGACgaaaacattcatttttccaG AGATCAGAATCAACGCTATGTTTGGGATGTCCACCTCCGGATCCCTTTGATACCCCATTAGCTGAAGCGCTTCCCTTAGCAGATCAACCCCACTTGCTTCAACCAAACGCCAGACGAGAAGAACTATTCGGTATACCTAAACAACCAGTTACTTTAACTGCTGTTGGTACGAATTCAGGAAATCCTTTAGAAAATCTACCAACAAAATTAAGTTTATCTACAAGAACTACAGAGTTTGGTATGAATCAACCAGCTAAAGCTAATCATCCTATATCAGTTAATTTGAATGTAATGGGACCAAACCCATTGGTGTATCCTCAGAATTATCAACCAGACGAAGACAACAAATGTAAAGAGATGCATGGTTACAGTACCAATAGTGTAGATGCTTCTACTAGTACGAACCCAATAGTAACTAAATCTAATGAag aaattgtaaGTGACAAACCTCAAGATTTATCTAAATGCAAAGAAATTCAAACATCGGACGTATATCCTTCAACTTCAACGGAAAACCCTACACTTTCAAGGCCACAAATTATAGTATCTCCCAGAAAATCGGACAGTACAATGTCATTCACCAGTCATGAATCG GCACAATCAACTAACTCTGTACCAATGTTAGCATCTGCTGATTGTAATCAAGATAGTTGTGCTCAAAGTTCATTAAAAGATGACGTTACAGATTCGACTTTGCCGTCTTCTAGAAGTCCTAGTAAAAGTGTTATTGTCAGAGCTAGATCTTCAAAT agTCAAAAAATAGGCGAATCTGATATAGTTATGTCTCCATTGGACATATCTCAATCAGAAACTTTAGAAAACCAAGAAATTTCCGCAAACGTTACAGTGATAACAACACcagtaaataatgaaattccTCGCCCCACTTTTGGACAAACAGTATCTCATGATTTACTCTTAGGTAGATGGAGACTTTCTCTAGATCTTTTTGGAAGGGTGTTCATGGAAGATGTGGGATTAGAACCTGGCTCCATAGTATCAGAATTAGGCGGATTCCCAGTTAAAGAAGCTAAATTTAGAAGAGACATGGAAAAGTTACGTAATAATCAACAAAGAGACCTGACTTTGTCAAAA gtcGAAAGAGATAGAACACAATTACTTATTCAGACTTTTAAAGAATTAAATACACAATTTAACAGCTACAACCGTCGAACTTGTTCTTCCTCACCCCCCTTAGCCGTTAATCGTGTTAAAGTTACTTTTAAAGATGAACCAGGCGAGGGCAGCGGCGTAGCTAGAAGTTTTTATACCGCCATCGCAGAAGCCATTCTATTAAACGAGAATTTACCTAATTTAGAATCAGCACAAGTcgataataaatatcaatacagCGTTTTACAGCGACTCAGAAGAGATAGAGATGTTTTGAGAAGATCTGTACAACCCAGAAATTGGAGTAAATCAAg AGACCACCATCGACGTACGATGAGTGCAGAAGCTAGACCTTTTGTTCCAATGGACAACGTACACCAATCTGACGCTCCTTCAATGCCAGACATTTCTACAGCAGCAAATAACCAACAATCTCCTTCTAATGCAAATCAACCTGCTCCGCCAAACAGAAATGAACATTTGACCACTCAACAGCAACATTTAGGTGAAAGGTTGTATCCCAAAGTGTACAATTTGCATCCTACTTTTGCTAGTAGAATTACTG GAATGCTTCTAGAGTTATCCCCAGCGCAGCTTTTACTATTACTAGCATCTGACGAGTCTCTTCGCAGTAAAGTAGAAGAAGCAGTTGAAATGATATTAGCTCATACACATTCCCAGTCAGAGATATCATCTGAAGCCATTTTAG AAGAAACACTACAAGATGAAGAAGATGTAGCCCCGCTTTTCTATTGTCCAGGAAAAAGAGGATTCTATGCACCTCGACAAGGAAAAGCTACTTTCGAAAGACTTAACGCTTTTAGAAATGTTGGAAG ATTGTTGGGATTGTGCCTGTTACAAAATGAATTGTGCCCAATATTCCTTACTAGGCCTgtattgaaatcaattttagGACGACCGATAAAATTCCAC